A stretch of Sulfuricurvum sp. DNA encodes these proteins:
- a CDS encoding polysaccharide deacetylase family protein, with the protein MKFFSILLFSACVLWSDTSSILPTQWGENVTGVVTTFHTSKKEIALTFDACGGSFRSSGYDAGLIDYLNDNHIPATLFINSRWIHSNPEIFIRLASNPLFEIANHGTAHRPLSVNGKSVYNIAGTTSPEEVSQEINGNGDLIEKLTGKRPRFFRSGTAYYDELAVALAHYNGVEIAGFSVLGDAGATFSAPKVAQQLESAHSGDIVIFHMNHPESGTREGIMEGIAKLKAQGYSFVRLSDVKEHLNRLP; encoded by the coding sequence GTGAAATTCTTTAGCATTTTACTCTTTAGCGCATGTGTCCTATGGAGTGATACCTCCTCCATTCTCCCTACTCAATGGGGTGAAAATGTTACCGGTGTCGTCACCACGTTTCATACCTCTAAAAAAGAGATAGCCCTCACCTTCGATGCGTGCGGAGGGAGTTTTCGCAGTTCTGGATATGATGCGGGACTGATCGACTACTTAAACGACAATCATATTCCTGCCACCCTCTTTATCAACTCCCGTTGGATACACAGCAATCCTGAAATATTTATCCGATTAGCCTCTAACCCATTGTTCGAAATTGCCAACCACGGTACGGCACACCGTCCTCTCTCAGTGAATGGCAAAAGTGTCTACAACATAGCAGGCACAACGTCACCCGAAGAGGTTTCCCAAGAAATCAACGGTAATGGTGATTTGATTGAAAAACTTACCGGCAAACGTCCCCGTTTTTTCCGCTCCGGTACCGCCTATTATGACGAGCTAGCCGTTGCACTTGCACATTATAACGGCGTTGAAATAGCAGGATTCAGTGTACTTGGGGATGCGGGGGCAACGTTTAGCGCCCCGAAAGTCGCTCAGCAGTTAGAGAGTGCGCACAGCGGTGATATTGTTATTTTTCATATGAACCACCCTGAGAGCGGAACACGCGAGGGGATAATGGAAGGGATTGCCAAACTCAAAGCGCAAGGGTACAGTTTTGTCCGTCTCAGCGATGTCAAAGAGCACCTCAACCGTCTCCCTTAA
- a CDS encoding tetratricopeptide repeat protein, with translation MSRFFSKIVLLISLAIIPSIYADASIDESVTKAEKSYPEAYRFEQSGVKKYNAKDYDGAIADFTRAIELWPEFAQAYYLRANSKSWINFYKDKDERRADLDMAIKLNPNNADYYVARGNLRVCMTDWLFRIDNRGAIEDYNRAIELNPKYDEAYRQRADARYNLDDYREQYDDLTKAIDINPNVAAYYAARSKNMYNSYSVKDAEKAVALEPNNQSYLENRNYVRAKYREDAERYDKYLEQQRANDSQPSFWDRNAETLGNNLKAMQEGDAARRNADYRLQNNCSGANCVNR, from the coding sequence ATGTCACGTTTCTTTTCAAAAATAGTTCTGCTAATATCATTAGCAATAATACCGAGCATATACGCGGATGCTTCCATAGATGAATCTGTAACAAAAGCAGAGAAAAGCTATCCCGAAGCCTATCGTTTTGAGCAGAGCGGAGTTAAAAAATATAATGCTAAAGATTATGATGGGGCGATAGCTGACTTTACCCGTGCGATTGAATTGTGGCCTGAATTCGCGCAAGCTTATTATTTAAGAGCAAATTCAAAAAGTTGGATAAATTTTTATAAAGATAAAGATGAGAGAAGGGCTGATCTAGACATGGCGATCAAACTAAATCCTAATAACGCGGATTATTATGTTGCAAGAGGGAACCTTAGGGTGTGCATGACGGATTGGTTATTTAGAATAGATAATCGAGGGGCAATAGAGGACTATAACCGCGCGATCGAATTGAATCCAAAATATGATGAAGCATACAGACAACGTGCAGATGCTAGATACAACTTGGATGATTATAGAGAGCAATATGATGATTTAACTAAGGCGATTGATATAAATCCAAATGTAGCAGCCTATTATGCTGCGCGCTCAAAAAATATGTATAACTCATATAGTGTTAAGGATGCTGAAAAAGCAGTTGCACTCGAACCAAATAATCAGAGTTATCTTGAAAATCGGAACTATGTTCGTGCTAAGTACAGAGAAGATGCAGAAAGATACGACAAATATTTAGAACAGCAGAGAGCAAATGACTCTCAACCCAGCTTTTGGGATCGTAACGCAGAAACTTTGGGGAATAATTTGAAAGCGATGCAAGAGGGCGATGCTGCTCGAAGAAATGCAGATTATCGTCTTCAAAATAATTGTTCAGGTGCTAATTGTGTTAATCGATAG
- a CDS encoding CAP domain-containing protein, with translation MKKSFSIWLTLMLSISAWCGDVNPAEIVATHNSVRAEVGVPSITYSAEVAASAQSWADHLKSTNNCKMTHSNGSNGENLFWAGGWSNGPAQDIRSADPVSAWANEKRDYDHGKNECAVGKVCGHYTQLVWKNSTQVGCGMAMCPNNDQVWVCQYAPAGNWVGQKPY, from the coding sequence GTGAAAAAAAGTTTTAGTATTTGGTTGACACTTATGCTTTCTATCTCAGCATGGTGCGGTGATGTGAACCCTGCTGAGATCGTCGCTACCCATAATAGTGTTCGTGCAGAAGTTGGTGTCCCGTCCATCACCTATTCCGCAGAAGTTGCCGCCTCGGCGCAAAGTTGGGCAGATCATCTCAAATCGACTAATAATTGTAAAATGACCCATTCTAACGGTTCAAACGGTGAAAATCTCTTTTGGGCAGGTGGTTGGTCAAACGGTCCTGCTCAGGATATTCGTTCGGCTGATCCTGTGAGCGCATGGGCAAATGAAAAGAGAGATTACGATCATGGCAAAAACGAGTGTGCTGTGGGAAAAGTGTGTGGTCACTACACACAATTGGTGTGGAAAAACAGTACTCAAGTGGGATGTGGTATGGCAATGTGTCCCAACAACGATCAAGTATGGGTGTGTCAATATGCACCAGCAGGTAACTGGGTGGGGCAAAAGCCTTACTAA
- a CDS encoding DUF5050 domain-containing protein, producing the protein MKKHYLALLVLLISASTLFAADVFVHNGDIFYRDATQVRQLTTDANNSEAILSHDGKKVAYVHTVGEESEIWMVDINGHASHCLVRSHTDNGPKKNLTNMNTLMFSYDDGVIYFLSEAWATSNAVYKYDLHTHKQSYITDGNDIRVLSKGKYAGYLVVNKHEYVQGGGSVDRDWLMSPSGRKIRRWNH; encoded by the coding sequence ATGAAAAAACACTATCTTGCATTGCTTGTCTTATTGATATCGGCTTCTACATTATTTGCAGCTGACGTATTTGTACACAATGGTGATATATTCTATCGTGATGCTACACAAGTCCGTCAACTCACCACCGATGCGAATAATTCAGAAGCAATTCTATCGCATGATGGCAAGAAGGTAGCGTATGTGCATACGGTAGGAGAAGAGTCTGAAATCTGGATGGTTGATATTAATGGACATGCATCTCATTGTTTAGTCCGCAGTCATACAGACAACGGTCCGAAGAAAAATTTGACGAATATGAATACCTTGATGTTTAGTTATGACGACGGGGTAATTTATTTTTTGAGTGAGGCGTGGGCAACGTCGAATGCGGTATATAAGTATGATTTGCACACCCATAAACAAAGCTATATTACAGACGGAAACGATATACGCGTCCTATCGAAAGGCAAATACGCAGGCTATCTCGTGGTAAATAAACACGAATATGTACAAGGCGGCGGTTCGGTGGATCGTGATTGGCTGATGTCACCATCGGGTCGTAAGATCCGACGGTGGAACCATTAA
- a CDS encoding tetratricopeptide repeat protein has translation MKHLVLAMSLLMATVPTFAGIKEAKAAMQKEDFATAIKEWTALANKGNAEAQFNLGVIYGAGLGTESNMDKAIGWYNKAATQNHPEAAYIMSIAYAKGQGIKEDKTASMQWLKKAAELGSARAQNSLGDDYFDGIDVAQNRSTAFYLYKKAAEQGNADAQRNMGYVYSNGQGAEQNDQEAIKWYTLAAKQELVIAYGELGGIYMKLKDYKQGMYWLQKGSESGDNNAQRQYGVGYFLGDGVPENKAEGFKWVFLAVETGHDENAYDLEAKLVKMMTPEQVEEGKRLAMKWLNDHGYIK, from the coding sequence ATGAAACATTTAGTATTGGCTATGAGCCTACTAATGGCTACTGTTCCCACTTTTGCCGGAATCAAAGAGGCAAAAGCGGCGATGCAAAAGGAAGATTTTGCAACTGCAATTAAGGAGTGGACTGCACTCGCCAACAAGGGTAATGCCGAAGCGCAGTTCAATCTTGGTGTGATATATGGTGCTGGCTTAGGGACAGAGTCTAATATGGATAAGGCGATCGGTTGGTACAATAAAGCCGCTACTCAAAACCATCCTGAAGCGGCATATATTATGAGTATCGCATATGCTAAGGGGCAAGGGATCAAGGAGGATAAGACAGCCTCAATGCAATGGCTGAAAAAAGCGGCAGAATTGGGCTCTGCCCGTGCACAAAATTCTCTGGGTGATGATTATTTTGACGGTATCGATGTTGCCCAAAACCGCTCAACCGCATTTTATTTGTATAAAAAAGCGGCGGAACAGGGAAATGCCGATGCTCAGCGTAATATGGGTTACGTGTATAGTAATGGTCAAGGAGCTGAGCAAAATGACCAAGAAGCGATTAAATGGTACACTCTGGCAGCTAAGCAGGAACTGGTGATTGCGTACGGTGAATTGGGCGGTATTTATATGAAGCTCAAAGATTATAAGCAAGGGATGTATTGGCTCCAAAAAGGCTCTGAAAGCGGCGATAATAATGCTCAGCGACAATATGGTGTAGGCTATTTTTTGGGTGATGGCGTTCCAGAAAATAAAGCAGAAGGTTTTAAGTGGGTATTTCTCGCTGTAGAAACCGGGCATGATGAGAATGCCTACGATTTGGAAGCTAAATTGGTAAAGATGATGACTCCCGAACAGGTCGAAGAGGGGAAACGTCTCGCTATGAAATGGCTCAATGATCACGGGTATATCAAATGA
- a CDS encoding diguanylate cyclase — protein sequence MKSLQLKTKLLYLLISVAIGLVVIGLVGYFNLLIMKKNVDTLYFGSLLPLTELSSINTAYHHELESSVYRWKEGLIDDNTLATNITLGLQHVDQMWGSYLSHHKRPEELPYLRYTENQMEIMGRYFEEIRSLVGEHTSKSAISIVRLSDNTTSIHTTISRLISYEISSAKYERSILLTHHENSLKQLAVILGIILTGVLGFAWRIFTQIEIQQQQLVESTNALKHVNIKLEQASYTDSLTGIFNRRYFNLVYEREFKRAVRGGKSITFMMVDIDFFKQYNDTYGHLQGDIALKNVAHVLKTSLLRPGDFVFRLGGEEFGILITDTDCPNARQMAERIRFNVESLGMEHKANKLTATVTISIGAICAIPTESMNNEALLHSADTNLYAAKERGRNKVIFTSTLQ from the coding sequence ATGAAATCCCTACAGCTTAAAACCAAATTGCTCTATCTCCTCATCAGCGTAGCAATCGGTCTCGTAGTGATTGGCTTAGTAGGCTATTTTAACCTCTTAATAATGAAAAAAAATGTGGATACTCTCTATTTTGGTTCTCTCCTTCCGCTGACCGAACTCAGTTCCATCAATACCGCATATCATCATGAACTTGAATCGAGTGTCTACCGCTGGAAAGAGGGGCTTATTGATGATAATACCCTTGCAACGAACATCACACTCGGACTACAGCACGTCGATCAAATGTGGGGAAGCTATCTCTCCCATCATAAACGCCCCGAAGAGCTCCCCTATCTCCGTTACACTGAAAATCAAATGGAAATAATGGGGCGTTATTTTGAAGAGATACGTTCTCTTGTCGGTGAACATACCAGTAAATCTGCTATCTCGATTGTCAGGCTTTCCGATAATACCACCTCAATCCATACAACAATCTCAAGACTCATCTCGTACGAGATCTCTTCCGCCAAATATGAACGTTCTATTCTACTTACCCATCATGAAAACTCTTTAAAACAATTAGCTGTTATTCTAGGAATTATTTTAACGGGTGTTTTGGGATTTGCATGGCGTATTTTTACCCAAATCGAAATACAGCAACAACAACTTGTCGAATCCACCAACGCGCTCAAACATGTCAATATAAAACTTGAACAGGCCTCTTACACCGATTCACTTACCGGAATTTTTAATCGCCGCTATTTTAATCTCGTCTATGAAAGAGAGTTCAAACGTGCCGTTCGAGGTGGTAAATCAATCACTTTTATGATGGTGGATATCGATTTTTTCAAACAATACAATGACACCTACGGTCATCTCCAAGGAGATATTGCTCTCAAAAATGTTGCCCATGTTCTCAAAACATCACTACTGCGACCGGGAGATTTTGTCTTTCGCTTAGGAGGAGAAGAGTTTGGGATACTCATCACCGATACCGACTGCCCTAATGCTCGGCAAATGGCAGAGAGGATTCGATTTAACGTGGAATCATTAGGGATGGAACACAAAGCGAATAAACTCACCGCCACCGTCACTATCTCTATCGGAGCAATATGTGCTATACCGACAGAAAGCATGAACAATGAAGCACTCCTGCACAGTGCCGACACCAATCTCTACGCGGCAAAAGAGCGGGGTCGAAATAAAGTAATATTTACTTCTACCTTACAGTAG
- a CDS encoding SEL1-like repeat protein → MKPHQLVTMLMLSQSVTWGSPTDLYSNNYLKREIEYNRQSQARHVFSQDYGKIISGQMSDPFDALNKSLQAKENVKREQIPQKSVLEQIMEKANAGDAGSMRALAGGYATGTKVEKDMNKAMQWFAKAADAGDPFSQSYYGWSLINGMNVGKDQARGLNYLNRAVSQGQSDAMAYLGIAKSLGLGTQTNQTEAETLFKRSAEAGSPVGAFAYAATLKNNKNDLIASAHWMEKAAVSGDPQGMAAWGEYLMNGIGTPKNPQKGLQFVKQAVSAGDPTGLETLGNFYYQGSGVNKNIAEAIRLWEQAVQAGGGSPYNLYAEYGSGVNVPKDLVKARRYALLGAQQGDPVMEGTVGSMYLFGEGGEKDSAQAFHWLSLGAAHGDSQAQYNLAKMYASGDGVQSDIKIAAQWLRKSAEQGRSSAQGLLGAYYLNGWGGLPNDHAQAAQWFQKGAENGDTDAQVQIGLMYYTGDGIAKNFSLSARFWKSAAQSGNNFAQNAWGYLNHKGEGVPVNYTEAMHWYRLAAAKNNLNSINGIAELYEGGLGVTRDMNEAIRWWKVAASLGSPDAKKRLDELRVQY, encoded by the coding sequence ATGAAACCCCATCAATTAGTAACAATGCTCATGTTATCACAATCGGTAACATGGGGTTCTCCGACGGATCTTTATTCGAATAATTATTTGAAACGTGAGATTGAATACAATCGACAGAGTCAAGCTCGTCATGTTTTTAGTCAAGATTATGGCAAGATTATATCAGGTCAAATGAGTGACCCATTTGATGCGCTGAATAAGTCTTTGCAAGCAAAAGAAAATGTGAAAAGAGAGCAGATACCGCAAAAAAGTGTACTCGAACAGATCATGGAAAAAGCCAATGCAGGTGATGCTGGCTCTATGAGAGCACTGGCAGGAGGATATGCAACGGGTACCAAAGTCGAAAAAGATATGAATAAAGCGATGCAATGGTTTGCCAAAGCTGCCGATGCCGGGGATCCATTTTCACAATCATACTATGGCTGGAGCTTGATAAATGGGATGAACGTAGGCAAAGATCAAGCACGCGGTTTGAACTATCTAAATCGTGCTGTGTCGCAGGGACAATCGGATGCAATGGCGTATTTAGGTATCGCTAAATCATTGGGATTGGGTACACAAACCAACCAAACCGAAGCAGAAACTTTGTTTAAACGTTCTGCTGAAGCGGGTAGTCCTGTAGGGGCATTTGCGTATGCTGCTACATTGAAAAATAATAAAAATGACCTAATCGCATCAGCACACTGGATGGAAAAAGCGGCAGTTTCCGGTGACCCTCAAGGGATGGCAGCATGGGGTGAGTATTTGATGAATGGGATAGGGACACCTAAAAATCCGCAAAAAGGGTTACAGTTTGTAAAACAAGCGGTCTCTGCGGGCGATCCTACTGGATTAGAAACATTGGGTAATTTTTATTATCAAGGTTCTGGTGTCAATAAAAATATAGCAGAGGCTATACGACTTTGGGAACAAGCAGTACAAGCAGGGGGAGGTTCCCCTTATAACCTCTATGCAGAATACGGCAGTGGTGTGAATGTACCGAAAGATTTAGTAAAAGCTCGTCGCTATGCATTGCTTGGAGCACAGCAGGGCGATCCGGTCATGGAAGGGACTGTCGGCAGTATGTATTTGTTTGGTGAGGGGGGCGAGAAAGATAGCGCGCAAGCCTTTCACTGGCTGAGTTTGGGTGCCGCACATGGTGATTCACAGGCTCAATACAATCTTGCGAAAATGTATGCGTCTGGAGATGGGGTACAATCCGATATCAAAATTGCAGCTCAGTGGCTGCGCAAATCGGCAGAGCAAGGTCGTTCTTCAGCGCAAGGGCTATTGGGTGCATATTACTTGAACGGTTGGGGAGGTTTACCAAACGATCATGCTCAAGCAGCGCAATGGTTTCAAAAAGGTGCCGAAAATGGTGATACTGACGCTCAAGTGCAGATTGGCTTGATGTACTACACTGGTGACGGAATAGCAAAGAATTTTTCATTATCAGCAAGATTTTGGAAATCTGCGGCACAATCGGGAAATAATTTTGCTCAAAATGCTTGGGGGTATCTCAATCATAAAGGTGAAGGAGTACCTGTCAACTATACCGAAGCCATGCACTGGTATCGACTCGCTGCTGCGAAAAATAATCTAAATTCGATTAACGGTATTGCAGAACTCTATGAGGGAGGATTAGGGGTTACGAGAGATATGAATGAAGCGATACGTTGGTGGAAAGTGGCCGCTTCCCTCGGTAGTCCTGACGCGAAAAAGAGACTCGATGAACTACGTGTGCAGTATTAA
- a CDS encoding leucine-rich repeat domain-containing protein, which translates to MNNIIIALIEKKYHVDWNDKDSLQKLTTVDLSYTIVGDISPLSELTQLNELYLDDTQITDISTLSKLTQLHSLSLEDNSITDLSALSALKELRVLNLKENHIADISPLFDLTQLTMLSLGHNQITDLSPLSALRQLSQLYLFNNELCDIAPLSNLINLTELELYWNHITDIAPLSALKKLTTLDLEGNSITHIPKEMMDLSLEIKLYDDDNGGIIIEDNPIQSPPLEIIAQGKEAIKRYFSEAI; encoded by the coding sequence ATGAACAATATTATTATCGCTCTTATCGAAAAAAAGTATCACGTAGATTGGAACGATAAAGACTCTCTCCAAAAGCTCACTACAGTGGATTTATCCTATACGATAGTGGGTGATATTTCACCCCTTTCAGAGCTTACGCAGCTGAATGAACTCTATTTGGATGACACTCAAATCACCGATATTTCCACACTCTCAAAACTCACACAGCTCCATAGTCTCTCGTTAGAAGATAATTCTATTACTGATCTTTCAGCGCTCTCAGCACTTAAAGAGCTTCGAGTATTGAATCTCAAGGAAAACCATATTGCCGATATTTCGCCTTTATTCGATCTGACACAGCTTACTATGCTTTCATTAGGTCACAACCAAATCACTGATCTCTCCCCACTCTCCGCTCTTAGACAGCTCTCTCAACTCTATTTGTTTAACAATGAACTGTGTGATATTGCACCTTTATCAAACCTCATTAATCTCACAGAGTTGGAGCTGTATTGGAATCATATCACCGATATTGCCCCTCTCTCAGCACTTAAAAAGCTCACGACATTGGATTTAGAGGGAAATAGCATTACCCATATTCCAAAAGAAATGATGGATTTGTCTCTGGAGATAAAACTGTATGATGATGACAACGGGGGAATTATTATCGAGGATAACCCTATCCAATCTCCCCCTTTAGAGATTATTGCACAGGGTAAAGAGGCAATAAAACGCTACTTTTCAGAAGCAATTTAG
- a CDS encoding ankyrin repeat domain-containing protein — translation MVKIIFSGLMILLGLGGCATPTLEEQFTKAIRNGDISSVDKMVKEGVKTTHPFPPEYYLEHAIFFDKKEVLELLLNSGYAADSKDTSGLTALHKASQLGKLEMVKLLLSRNANPNIMDNCGQLPLGWADIGATSTDDKEKKYFGISGKKEDYLEISKLLKANGASYSVKEACGVTPLLKMAQQTSCNLYYNQILNYYQYDINAVDCGGNTAYHYATLTGLQSLLESKGANPNIKNKQGYTPSENWKAYWDNVRATEELSAKQRAESHPKPVEEHANFTSSKINLLRDKSRSSFLHDYIVIFECLSTKDKRRYEVTADDQSEATNLARDDIHKSQWCGYNETFVSVNQATQMQEVQSREPSYWQMNVDAAKRDLENMQNADSKRRNAEYKNSEFLRK, via the coding sequence ATGGTTAAAATTATATTCTCAGGGCTGATGATTCTTTTGGGATTGGGTGGGTGTGCGACACCTACCCTAGAGGAGCAATTTACTAAAGCAATCAGAAACGGAGATATTTCTAGTGTTGATAAAATGGTGAAAGAGGGAGTTAAAACTACACATCCATTTCCCCCTGAATACTATTTGGAACACGCAATATTTTTTGACAAAAAAGAGGTTCTTGAATTATTACTGAACTCAGGGTATGCTGCAGATTCAAAAGATACATCAGGGTTAACAGCGTTGCATAAAGCTTCACAGCTTGGAAAACTTGAAATGGTAAAATTATTACTTAGTCGAAATGCTAATCCAAATATCATGGACAATTGCGGACAGTTGCCGTTAGGATGGGCAGATATCGGGGCAACGTCTACCGATGACAAAGAAAAAAAATATTTTGGTATTTCGGGTAAAAAAGAGGACTATTTAGAGATATCAAAGCTCCTAAAAGCGAATGGTGCGTCGTACTCTGTAAAAGAAGCGTGCGGTGTTACTCCATTATTGAAAATGGCTCAGCAAACTAGTTGCAATCTTTATTATAATCAAATACTGAACTATTACCAATATGATATTAATGCCGTTGACTGTGGAGGAAATACAGCATACCATTATGCGACACTTACAGGTTTACAAAGTTTATTGGAATCAAAAGGGGCTAATCCGAATATCAAGAATAAGCAAGGTTATACTCCATCAGAGAATTGGAAAGCTTATTGGGATAATGTGCGAGCTACTGAAGAACTTTCTGCCAAACAGCGAGCTGAGTCACATCCTAAGCCAGTCGAAGAACATGCTAACTTTACATCATCTAAGATCAACTTATTACGAGATAAAAGTCGCTCATCGTTTTTACACGATTATATCGTGATATTTGAATGTTTATCGACTAAGGATAAACGTCGCTATGAAGTGACTGCTGATGATCAAAGTGAAGCGACCAATCTCGCTCGCGATGATATTCATAAAAGTCAATGGTGCGGCTACAATGAAACATTTGTGAGTGTTAATCAGGCAACGCAAATGCAAGAAGTTCAAAGTCGTGAACCTAGTTATTGGCAAATGAACGTTGATGCGGCTAAAAGGGATTTAGAAAATATGCAAAATGCGGATTCAAAACGTAGAAATGCTGAATATAAAAATAGCGAATTTCTTAGAAAATGA
- a CDS encoding rhodanese-like domain-containing protein: MKQWLLLLTLLTSSLMAEYTAQPIDQKILDSKIKIIDIRTPGEWKTTGLVKGSIPIMFFDEKGNYDLNAFITQLNKTIKKGEHFALICNSGNRSRTLGEHLGNKMGYSVLDLQGGIQYAISKKIPIEPYRP, from the coding sequence ATGAAACAATGGCTACTTCTTTTGACATTACTAACTTCCTCATTGATGGCAGAGTATACCGCACAACCGATTGATCAAAAAATACTCGATTCAAAAATCAAAATCATCGATATCCGCACCCCGGGAGAGTGGAAAACAACCGGTTTAGTCAAAGGCTCTATTCCCATCATGTTTTTTGATGAAAAAGGGAATTATGATTTAAATGCTTTTATTACCCAACTCAACAAAACGATCAAAAAAGGGGAACACTTCGCCCTTATCTGTAACAGCGGAAACCGTTCTCGAACACTAGGGGAGCATCTAGGGAATAAAATGGGGTATAGCGTCCTCGATTTACAAGGGGGGATTCAATACGCTATCAGTAAAAAAATTCCAATAGAACCGTATCGACCATAA